A DNA window from Ranitomeya imitator isolate aRanImi1 chromosome 2, aRanImi1.pri, whole genome shotgun sequence contains the following coding sequences:
- the DMAC2 gene encoding distal membrane-arm assembly complex protein 2 isoform X2 — MAASRAVQSVRALQPISHGIRCYQSSTSSPTKETVLQYLLTHSPSVQALMKWSFSYKFWRLKQKNQRFYLTESLYGKNAAAAYYTLEQSGGVRFKGHTEWFRPDHRGRYTWDFLQHKDVPIESLDLSGSMVTYTGLSNIDALSELRELNLSRCHHLDDWALSRLHVFKDSLEVLSLAGCRQVTERGLATLHHLQNLKHLDLTDLPAVNHKGLTRILLEEMLPACEIVGIDYTDGLHTEEIAASSERTN, encoded by the exons ATGGCGGCGTCCAGAGCG GTGCAGAGTGTCAgagcgctgcagcccatcagtCATGGGATCCGATGCTACCAATCATCCACCTCTTCTCCAACCAAGGAGACGGTCCTGCAGTATCTTCTAACTCACTCTCCCTCCGTCCAGGCTCTAATGAAGTGGAGCTTCAGCTACAAGTTCTGGAGACTGAAGCAGAAGAATCA acgCTTTTATCTGACAGAATCCTTGTACGGAAAGAACGCGGCTGCTGCATACTACACCCTGGAGCAGAGCGGAGGCGTGAG GTTCAAGGGTCACACTGAGTGGTTTCGgccagaccacagggggcgctatacCTGGGACTTCCTGCAGCACAAGGACGTTCCTATAGAGAGCCTGGACTTGAGCGGAAGCATGGTGACCTACACGGGGCTGAGCAACATCG ATGCGCTGTCGGAGCTGCGGGAGCTGAACCTCAGTCGCTGCCATCACCTGGATGACTGGGCTCTAAGTCGGCTGCATGTTTTTAAGGATTCATTAGAAGTCCTGTCATTGGCTGGATGTCGGCAAGTGACGGAACGAGGGCTGGCGACCCTCCACCACCTGCA GAATCTGAAGCATTTGGATCTGACGGACCTCCCTGCCGTCAACCATAAGGGGTTAACCCGAATCCTCCTGGAGGAAATGTTGCCGGCCTGTGAGATTGTGGGGATTGACTATACGGATGGGCTTCATACAGAGGAGATTGCTGCCAGCTCGGAGCGTACGAATTGA
- the DMAC2 gene encoding distal membrane-arm assembly complex protein 2 isoform X1: MMREIFAVQNPCRAPAPAYIPVQSVRALQPISHGIRCYQSSTSSPTKETVLQYLLTHSPSVQALMKWSFSYKFWRLKQKNQRFYLTESLYGKNAAAAYYTLEQSGGVRFKGHTEWFRPDHRGRYTWDFLQHKDVPIESLDLSGSMVTYTGLSNIDALSELRELNLSRCHHLDDWALSRLHVFKDSLEVLSLAGCRQVTERGLATLHHLQNLKHLDLTDLPAVNHKGLTRILLEEMLPACEIVGIDYTDGLHTEEIAASSERTN; this comes from the exons ATGATGAGAGAGATCTTTGCCGTACAAAACCCGTGCCGAGCGCCGGCTCCTGCGTATATACCG GTGCAGAGTGTCAgagcgctgcagcccatcagtCATGGGATCCGATGCTACCAATCATCCACCTCTTCTCCAACCAAGGAGACGGTCCTGCAGTATCTTCTAACTCACTCTCCCTCCGTCCAGGCTCTAATGAAGTGGAGCTTCAGCTACAAGTTCTGGAGACTGAAGCAGAAGAATCA acgCTTTTATCTGACAGAATCCTTGTACGGAAAGAACGCGGCTGCTGCATACTACACCCTGGAGCAGAGCGGAGGCGTGAG GTTCAAGGGTCACACTGAGTGGTTTCGgccagaccacagggggcgctatacCTGGGACTTCCTGCAGCACAAGGACGTTCCTATAGAGAGCCTGGACTTGAGCGGAAGCATGGTGACCTACACGGGGCTGAGCAACATCG ATGCGCTGTCGGAGCTGCGGGAGCTGAACCTCAGTCGCTGCCATCACCTGGATGACTGGGCTCTAAGTCGGCTGCATGTTTTTAAGGATTCATTAGAAGTCCTGTCATTGGCTGGATGTCGGCAAGTGACGGAACGAGGGCTGGCGACCCTCCACCACCTGCA GAATCTGAAGCATTTGGATCTGACGGACCTCCCTGCCGTCAACCATAAGGGGTTAACCCGAATCCTCCTGGAGGAAATGTTGCCGGCCTGTGAGATTGTGGGGATTGACTATACGGATGGGCTTCATACAGAGGAGATTGCTGCCAGCTCGGAGCGTACGAATTGA